A section of the Parcubacteria group bacterium genome encodes:
- a CDS encoding DNA cytosine methyltransferase: MNNRKNKKKIGENYTFIDLFAGIGGFHQAFHNIGAECVFSSEWDENARKTYELNFKKISPNLFEKNKFIGDINSIKNIKKEIPDFDILTGGFPCQPFSHAGHRKGFLDTRGTLFFNIVEILRQKKPKAFFIENVRGLLNHDDGNTFSVIKKTIEEELNYSFYPEIIRASDFGLPQHRPRLFMVGFKNKKIEFEFPDPVGLKMNMSDIWGGKCSRDVGFTLRCGGRGSGLNDRRNWDTYLVDGKERRLSSAEGKKMMGFPKGFKFPVSETQAMRQLGNAVAVPAIQAVAQAIIESLNSYDKRK; the protein is encoded by the coding sequence ATGAATAATAGAAAAAATAAGAAAAAAATAGGTGAGAATTATACTTTTATAGATTTGTTTGCTGGGATAGGGGGATTTCACCAGGCTTTTCATAATATCGGAGCTGAGTGTGTGTTTTCTTCAGAATGGGATGAAAATGCCAGAAAAACGTACGAACTCAATTTCAAAAAGATTTCTCCAAATCTTTTTGAAAAAAATAAATTTATAGGGGATATAAACTCAATCAAAAACATCAAAAAGGAGATTCCTGATTTTGACATTTTGACGGGAGGATTTCCTTGCCAGCCCTTTAGTCACGCTGGACACAGAAAGGGTTTTTTGGATACCAGAGGCACTTTATTTTTCAATATAGTCGAAATATTGAGACAAAAAAAACCAAAAGCGTTTTTTATAGAAAATGTCAGGGGATTATTGAATCATGATGATGGCAATACTTTTTCAGTAATCAAAAAAACAATAGAAGAAGAACTGAACTATTCTTTTTATCCTGAGATTATTAGAGCCTCCGATTTTGGTTTGCCCCAGCATAGACCTCGTTTATTTATGGTTGGCTTCAAAAATAAAAAGATAGAATTTGAGTTTCCAGATCCAGTTGGCTTGAAAATGAACATGTCTGACATATGGGGAGGAAAATGCAGTAGAGATGTGGGATTTACTCTCAGATGCGGTGGTAGGGGGTCTGGTTTGAATGACAGGAGAAATTGGGACACATATTTGGTTGACGGTAAAGAAAGAAGATTGTCTTCTGCGGAGGGGAAAAAAATGATGGGATTTCCGAAAGGTTTCAAATTTCCAGTTTCTGAAACCCAAGCAATGAGGCAGCTTGGGAATGCTGTAGCTGTGCCAGCCATTCAAGCTGTTGCACAGGCAATAATTGAATCATTGAACTCTTATGATAAAAGGAAATAA